Below is a window of Microbacterium saperdae DNA.
CGGTCGCCCCACAAGTACAAGGACAGCCGCGAGCACTTCGAGATGCGCACCCACAAGCGTCTGATCGACATCGTCGACCCGACGCCCAAGGCCGTCGACTCGCTGATGCGTCTCGACCTGCCTGCCGATGTCAACATCGAGATCAAGCTCTGAGGTTCGACATGGCTGACATCAACGCAAAGATTTCCAAGGGAATGCTGGGCACGAAGCTCGGTATGACCCAGGTGTGGAACGAGAGCGGCAAGCTCATCCCCGTCACCGTCATCGAACTCGCATCCAACGTGGTGACTCAGGTTCGTACCCCCGAGAAGGACGGCTACAACGCCGTGCAGATCGCGTACGGCCAGATCGACCCGCGCAAGGTGAACAAGCCCCTCACGGCTCACTTCGAGGCAGCCGGCGTCACGCCGCGTCGCCACGTGACCGAGATCCGCACCGCGGATGCTGCTGACTACTCACTCGGTCAGGAGCTCACGGTCGACGGCACGTTCGAAGCCGGTCAGCTCGTCGACGTCGTCGGCACGAGCAAGGGCAAGGGCTTCGCCGGTGTCATGAAGCGTCACAACTTCAAGGGCGTCTCGGCATCGCACGGTTCGCACCGCAACCACCGCAAGCCCGGCTCCATCGGCGCATCGTCGACCCCGAGCCGCGTCTTCAAGGGCATGCGCATGGCCGGCCGTATGGGTGGCGAGCGCGTGACCGTCCTCAACCTCACGGTGCACGCCATCGACATCGAGAAGGGTCTGCTGCTCGTCAAGGGCGCCGTCCCCGGTGCTCGTGGCCGCATCGTCTATGTCCGCAACGCAGTGAAGGGTGCCTGAACATGGCTGACTCCACTCTCGCGCTCGACGTCCTCAAGGCAGACGGCAAGAAGGCAAGCTCCATCGAGCTTCCCGCCGCGCTGTTCGACGCCAAGACGAACATCCCGCTCATCCACCAGGTCGTCGTCGCGCAGCTCGCGGCGGCTCGCCAGGGAACGCACTCGACCAAGCGTCGCGGTGAGGTCTCCGGTGCCGGCCGCAAGCCCTTCAAGCAGAAGGGCACGGGTAACGCCCGTCAGGGTTCCATCCGCGCGCCGCACATGACCGGTGGTGGAATCGTCCACGGCCCGAAGCCGCGTGACTACTCGCAGCGCACCCCGAAGAAGATGATCGCCGCCGCCCTCCTGGGTGCGCTCAGCGACCGCTTCCGTGGTGACCGCATCCACGCCATCGAGTCCTTCGGCATCAACGGTGCGCCTTCGACCAAGACCGCGGTGAACTTCCTCACCAACGTCGTCTCGTCGAAGAACGTCCTCGTGGTGATCGAGCGCAACGACGACGTGACGCTGAAGAGCATCCGCAACCTGTCGAACCTGCACGTGCTGACGTTCGACCAGCTCAACGCCTACGACGTGCTCGTCTCTGACGACATCGTCTTCACCCAGGCCGCGCTCGAGGGCTTCATCGCCTCCAAGTCCGGCGCCAACCAGGAGGTCTCCGCATGAGCGAGCAGGCATCTGTTCTCCAGACGGCCCTGAACAAGGACCCGCGCGACATCATCCTGAAGCCGGTCGTGTCCGAGAAGAGCTACGGTCTCATCGATGAAGGCAAGTACACCTTCCTCGTCGACCCGCGCGCTTCGAAGACCGAGATCAAGCTCGCCATCGAGAAGATCTTCGGCGTCAAGGTCGCTGGGGTCAACACCCTCAACCGCGTCGGCAAGGCTCGTCGCACCCGCTTCGGCACCGGCAAGCGCAAGGACACCAAGCGCGCCATCGTCACCCTGAAGTCGGGCACCATCGACATCTTCACGGCAATCGGCTGATCCGGGGGATAAGGACAATAATGGCTATTCGCAAGTACAAGCCCACGACCCCGGGCCGTCGCGGCTCGTCGGTGGCTGACTTCGCCGAGATCACTCGATCGACGCCGGAGAAGTCGCTGCTGCGCCCGCTCTCGAAGACCGGTGGTCGTAACAACCAGGGCCGCATCACGACCCGTCACATCGGTGGTGGCCACAAGCGCCAGTACCGTGTCATCGACTTCCGTCGCAATGACAAGGACGGCGTCAACGCCAAGGTCGCTCACATCGAGTACGACCCCAACCGCACCGCACGCATCGCGCTGCTGCACTACTTCGACGGCGAGAAGCGCTACATCATCGCGCCGAACAAGCTGAAGCAGGGCGACATCGTCGAGTCGGGCGCCGGGGCTGACATCAAGCCGGGCAACAACCTCCCGCTGAAGAACATCCCGACGGGTACCGTCATCCACGCGATCGAGCTCCGCCCCGGTGGCGGCGCGAAGATGGCACGTTCGGCCGGAGTCTCGGTCCGTCTCGTCGCCAAGGATGGCCCCTACGCCCAGCTGCGTCTGCCCTCCGGCGAGATCCGCAACGTCGATGCGCGCTGCCGCGCGACCATCGGCGAGGTCGGCAACGCCGAGCAGTCGAACATCAACTGGGGTAAGGCCGGCCGCATGCGCTGGAAGGGCGTCCGCCCGACCGTCCGTGGTGTCGCCATGAACCCGGTCGACCACCCGCACGGTGGTGGTGAGGGTAAGACCTCCGGTGGTCGTCACCCC
It encodes the following:
- the rpsJ gene encoding 30S ribosomal protein S10, which encodes MAGQKIRIRLKSYDHEVIDSSARKIVDTVTRAGATVVGPVPLPTEKNVVCVIRSPHKYKDSREHFEMRTHKRLIDIVDPTPKAVDSLMRLDLPADVNIEIKL
- the rplC gene encoding 50S ribosomal protein L3; this encodes MADINAKISKGMLGTKLGMTQVWNESGKLIPVTVIELASNVVTQVRTPEKDGYNAVQIAYGQIDPRKVNKPLTAHFEAAGVTPRRHVTEIRTADAADYSLGQELTVDGTFEAGQLVDVVGTSKGKGFAGVMKRHNFKGVSASHGSHRNHRKPGSIGASSTPSRVFKGMRMAGRMGGERVTVLNLTVHAIDIEKGLLLVKGAVPGARGRIVYVRNAVKGA
- the rplD gene encoding 50S ribosomal protein L4 yields the protein MADSTLALDVLKADGKKASSIELPAALFDAKTNIPLIHQVVVAQLAAARQGTHSTKRRGEVSGAGRKPFKQKGTGNARQGSIRAPHMTGGGIVHGPKPRDYSQRTPKKMIAAALLGALSDRFRGDRIHAIESFGINGAPSTKTAVNFLTNVVSSKNVLVVIERNDDVTLKSIRNLSNLHVLTFDQLNAYDVLVSDDIVFTQAALEGFIASKSGANQEVSA
- the rplW gene encoding 50S ribosomal protein L23, producing MSEQASVLQTALNKDPRDIILKPVVSEKSYGLIDEGKYTFLVDPRASKTEIKLAIEKIFGVKVAGVNTLNRVGKARRTRFGTGKRKDTKRAIVTLKSGTIDIFTAIG
- the rplB gene encoding 50S ribosomal protein L2, with the translated sequence MAIRKYKPTTPGRRGSSVADFAEITRSTPEKSLLRPLSKTGGRNNQGRITTRHIGGGHKRQYRVIDFRRNDKDGVNAKVAHIEYDPNRTARIALLHYFDGEKRYIIAPNKLKQGDIVESGAGADIKPGNNLPLKNIPTGTVIHAIELRPGGGAKMARSAGVSVRLVAKDGPYAQLRLPSGEIRNVDARCRATIGEVGNAEQSNINWGKAGRMRWKGVRPTVRGVAMNPVDHPHGGGEGKTSGGRHPVSPWGQAEGRTRHANKESDKYIVRRRNAGKKRK